The following proteins are co-located in the Mesorhizobium australicum WSM2073 genome:
- a CDS encoding alpha/beta fold hydrolase, translated as MGAAPTIMLRDDAALHVFDTGQGLPIVFQHGLGGDAAQVALNFPDSPSRRRLTVECRAQGGSGAGGKRPFSIGMFANDVLAAADAAGIERFVAGGISMGAAIALHLAARHPARVTALVLVRPAWTFDAAPQNMRPYVEVAELIRDHPLEEARDIFAASATAARFRSEAPDNLASLLGFFARDNASVFAEVMQAIANDGPGVTRAMATGLAIPTLVVGSGIDLVHPLATARELAETIPGAALTEVTPKALDKDRHFTEIRAAIGGFLDRNFNNQDQS; from the coding sequence ATGGGTGCCGCGCCGACGATCATGCTGCGCGACGACGCTGCGCTCCACGTCTTCGACACGGGGCAGGGGCTTCCCATCGTCTTCCAGCATGGCCTCGGCGGCGATGCCGCGCAGGTGGCGCTGAACTTTCCCGACAGTCCGTCGCGCCGCCGGCTGACTGTGGAATGCCGCGCGCAGGGCGGCTCAGGTGCCGGCGGCAAGCGTCCGTTTTCGATCGGGATGTTCGCCAACGATGTGCTCGCCGCTGCCGATGCAGCTGGCATTGAGCGCTTCGTTGCCGGTGGCATCTCGATGGGCGCCGCCATTGCACTGCACCTGGCGGCCCGCCACCCGGCTCGCGTCACCGCTCTTGTGCTGGTGCGCCCGGCCTGGACCTTCGACGCGGCCCCGCAAAACATGCGCCCTTACGTCGAAGTGGCGGAACTCATCCGCGACCACCCGCTGGAAGAGGCGCGCGACATCTTCGCGGCTTCGGCAACGGCGGCCCGCTTTCGCAGCGAGGCGCCGGACAATCTCGCCTCGTTGCTCGGCTTCTTCGCGCGTGACAACGCGAGCGTTTTTGCCGAGGTGATGCAGGCGATCGCCAATGACGGGCCTGGCGTGACGCGGGCGATGGCGACCGGCCTCGCAATCCCGACGCTCGTCGTCGGCAGCGGCATAGACCTCGTCCATCCCCTGGCGACCGCCCGCGAACTGGCTGAGACCATCCCCGGCGCCGCCCTCACCGAGGTGACGCCGAAAGCCCTCGACAAGGATCGCCATTTCACCGAAATCCGCGCCGCCATCGGCGGCTTTCTCGATAGAAATTTCAACAACCAGGACCAATCATGA
- a CDS encoding sugar phosphate isomerase/epimerase family protein has protein sequence MRLGIFAKTFAGTDPATVLAAVKQAGYETTQFNLACAGLPSMPDAVPANAVAATGAAARSSGVSLAALSGTYNMAHPDKAARDDGLRRLAVVIDTAAKLDIPLVTLCTGSRNAADQWAYHPDNADPSAWFDMAVEMAKALALAEEAGIDLGIEPEQANIVTSAMDATRLIAEMGSKHLKIVLDPANLFEHAKPDEARAIVAAAIDEAAGHIAMAHAKDRFADGRFATSGQGVVDFPDFVARLKGVGFDGALVTHGLSADEAPGVATILRGLL, from the coding sequence ATGCGCCTCGGCATCTTCGCCAAGACATTTGCGGGCACCGACCCGGCCACCGTGCTGGCTGCCGTGAAGCAGGCCGGCTACGAGACGACGCAGTTCAATCTCGCCTGCGCCGGCCTGCCGTCGATGCCGGATGCCGTGCCGGCGAATGCCGTCGCCGCCACTGGTGCCGCCGCGCGATCGTCAGGCGTTTCGCTGGCCGCGCTGTCGGGCACCTACAACATGGCGCATCCTGACAAGGCTGCGCGCGACGACGGACTGAGGCGCCTGGCGGTGGTCATCGACACTGCAGCCAAGCTCGACATCCCACTGGTGACGCTCTGCACCGGCTCGCGCAACGCAGCCGACCAATGGGCATACCATCCCGACAATGCCGATCCGTCGGCCTGGTTCGACATGGCCGTCGAAATGGCGAAGGCACTGGCGCTGGCCGAGGAGGCCGGCATCGATCTCGGTATCGAGCCCGAGCAGGCCAACATCGTCACCTCGGCCATGGATGCGACCCGGCTGATCGCCGAGATGGGTTCGAAGCATCTGAAGATCGTGCTCGACCCCGCCAACCTGTTCGAGCATGCAAAGCCCGATGAAGCGAGAGCCATCGTCGCCGCCGCGATCGATGAGGCCGCTGGCCACATCGCCATGGCGCACGCCAAGGATCGTTTTGCCGACGGCCGCTTCGCCACATCAGGCCAGGGTGTCGTCGACTTCCCGGATTTCGTCGCGCGGCTGAAGGGGGTGGGTTTCGATGGCGCGCTCGTCACCCACGGCTTGTCCGCCGACGAGGCTCCTGGCGTCGCAACCATCCTGCGGGGGCTGCTCTGA
- a CDS encoding Gfo/Idh/MocA family protein, with the protein MIKKQDRRLRVGVLGCGPIAQFAHLESCVKAGNADLYAICDAAPDLLARMGATYEPKKMYADYDAMLADPELEAVIVATSDAYHVPMSIKALDAGKHVLCEKPIGTSVEEGEALAEAVKRSGKVLQVGHMKRFDPALEAARDFVRDEMGEVLALKAWYCDSTHRYTNTDAVQPLPVTSKLAKKPGGNPKADLRRYFMLAHGSHLVDTARFLCGDIVAVRARLNERFGAYCWFVETEFASGALGHLDLTVAVRMDWHEGFQLYGENGSVIAKTFNPWYFRASEVDIFHEKDATSRKPLGADGHFFRRQLEGLADTVLTGAPMRGANVGDGIASIRAMVAIARSVETGERIELASVSGAA; encoded by the coding sequence ATGATCAAGAAACAGGACAGACGCCTCAGGGTCGGTGTGCTCGGCTGCGGCCCGATCGCCCAGTTCGCGCATCTGGAATCCTGCGTCAAGGCCGGCAATGCCGACCTCTACGCCATCTGCGATGCGGCACCCGATTTGCTCGCCCGCATGGGCGCCACCTATGAACCAAAGAAGATGTATGCCGACTATGACGCCATGCTCGCAGATCCCGAGCTCGAAGCAGTCATCGTCGCCACGTCGGATGCCTATCACGTGCCAATGTCGATCAAGGCGCTCGATGCCGGCAAGCATGTTCTCTGCGAAAAGCCGATCGGTACCTCGGTCGAGGAAGGCGAGGCCTTGGCAGAGGCGGTCAAGCGCTCCGGCAAGGTGCTGCAGGTCGGCCACATGAAGCGCTTCGATCCGGCGCTGGAGGCCGCCCGCGACTTCGTTCGCGACGAGATGGGCGAGGTGCTGGCACTGAAGGCCTGGTATTGCGACTCCACCCACCGCTACACCAACACCGACGCCGTGCAGCCGCTGCCAGTCACCAGCAAGCTCGCAAAAAAGCCCGGCGGAAATCCCAAGGCTGATCTCAGGCGATATTTCATGCTGGCGCACGGATCGCATTTGGTTGACACCGCCCGCTTCCTCTGTGGCGACATCGTTGCCGTGCGCGCCCGCCTCAACGAGCGCTTCGGCGCCTATTGCTGGTTCGTCGAAACCGAATTCGCCAGCGGCGCGCTCGGCCATCTCGACCTCACCGTCGCCGTGCGCATGGACTGGCACGAAGGGTTTCAGCTCTATGGCGAGAACGGTTCCGTCATCGCCAAAACCTTCAATCCTTGGTATTTCCGCGCCAGCGAGGTCGACATCTTCCATGAGAAGGACGCGACCTCGCGAAAACCGCTTGGTGCCGACGGCCACTTCTTCCGTCGCCAGCTCGAGGGCCTTGCCGACACCGTGCTCACCGGCGCGCCGATGCGCGGCGCCAATGTCGGGGACGGCATTGCGTCGATCCGCGCCATGGTGGCAATTGCGCGCTCTGTCGAGACTGGCGAGCGGATCGAGCTTGCCTCGGTTTCGGGTGCGGCCTGA
- a CDS encoding sugar phosphate isomerase/epimerase family protein encodes MNVKDLKVGCQTFTWEMLGDRFTGGPDDLLKAIADGGYAGIEITDTMIGHYAGKPTEFAAALKSSGLALISFAFGSRSGFTLKNGIGTDLETARRWIDFVANFPDALVSMGSATVVSDGPRHDKFAVAAEVYNKAGELGRKAGVQVAVHPSSHHNTLLFDRADYDAIFALLDPDLVGWVPDTGHILRGHRDMADTLTTYRDRIRYIHLKDVDADGTWAMLGQGVCDTPKVIEIAGTAPNFNGWLVLEEESDTAAADPAGAVKTNRRTMRGYGA; translated from the coding sequence ATGAACGTGAAAGACCTCAAAGTCGGCTGCCAGACCTTCACCTGGGAAATGCTGGGAGACCGGTTCACCGGCGGCCCCGACGATCTGTTGAAGGCGATCGCCGATGGTGGCTATGCCGGCATCGAGATCACCGACACCATGATCGGCCACTATGCCGGCAAACCCACCGAGTTCGCCGCCGCGCTGAAGTCGTCCGGTCTGGCGCTCATTTCCTTCGCCTTCGGCTCCAGGAGCGGCTTCACGCTCAAGAACGGGATCGGCACCGATCTCGAAACCGCCAGGCGCTGGATCGATTTCGTGGCAAACTTTCCCGATGCGCTCGTGTCGATGGGCTCGGCCACCGTCGTCTCCGACGGGCCACGCCACGACAAATTCGCTGTCGCGGCCGAGGTTTACAACAAGGCCGGCGAACTCGGCCGCAAGGCGGGTGTCCAGGTGGCGGTGCATCCGAGTTCGCACCACAACACGCTGCTGTTCGACCGCGCCGATTACGACGCGATTTTTGCCTTGCTCGACCCCGATCTGGTCGGCTGGGTGCCGGATACCGGTCACATCCTGCGCGGCCACAGGGACATGGCCGACACGCTCACCACCTACCGCGACCGCATCCGCTACATCCACCTCAAGGACGTCGATGCCGACGGCACCTGGGCGATGCTGGGCCAAGGCGTCTGCGACACGCCTAAGGTCATCGAGATCGCCGGTACCGCGCCGAACTTCAACGGCTGGCTGGTGCTGGAAGAAGAATCCGACACCGCCGCCGCCGATCCGGCCGGCGCGGTCAAGACCAACCGCCGGACGATGCGCGGCTACGGGGCCTGA